The Mauremys reevesii isolate NIE-2019 linkage group 1, ASM1616193v1, whole genome shotgun sequence genome has a segment encoding these proteins:
- the LOC120378455 gene encoding olfactory receptor 52E4-like gives MSNTTDFTNPSTFILLGIPGLEATHIWISIPFCAMYAIAVLGNFTILFIVKMEPSLHGPMYYFLCMLSVSDLVMSTSTVPKMLSIFWFNCREISFSACLTQMYFIHSLSGMESGILVAMALDRYVAICHPLRHSTILTNSVVAKIGLAVVVRSGILALPYPLLVRRWPYCRTNIISHFYCQHIAVVKLACADIRINSYYGLFDLLSVIGMDGFFIAVSYTQILRAIFRLPTKDARLKTFGTCISHLCAISALYVPDLFSSLMLRFGHNVPLYVLILITGVYHLVPPVLHPIIYGVRTKQIRGRLLQLFTHKET, from the coding sequence ATGTCTaacacaaccgacttcaccaacccctccaccttcatcctgctgggcattcctggcctggaggcaacccatatctggatctccatccccttctgtgctaTGTACGCCATAGCCGTGTTGGgaaacttcaccatcctgttcattgtgaagatGGAGCCGAGCCTgcatgggcccatgtactatttcctctgcatgctgtcAGTCAGCGACCTGGTCATGTCCACATCCACCgtacccaaaatgctgagcatcttttgGTTCAATTGcagggagatcagtttcagtgcctgcctcacccagatgtatttCATTCATTCCCTCTCAGGgatggagtctggaatcctcgtggccatggctctggatcgctatgtggccatctgccatcctctgagacattccaccatcctgacaaactctgTTGTGGCCAAGATAGGCCTCGCCGTGGTGGTGCGTAGTGGCATACTCGCATTGCCCTATCCCTTATTAGTGAGgcggtggccatattgcagaaccaacatcatctcCCACTTCTATTGTCAGCATatagctgtggtgaagctggcctgcgctgaCATCCGCATCAATAGTTACTATGGCCTGTTTGATCTTCTCTCTGTGATCGGAATGGATGGGTTTTTTATCGCTGTTTCCTATACTCAGATCCTCCGGGCCATCTTCCGCCTCCCCACAAAAGATGCCCGGCTcaaaacttttgggacctgcatctctcatctttgtgccatctcagCTTTGTACGTCCCAGATTTATTCTCCTCTCTCATGCTGCGGTTTGGTCACAATGTGCCACTATATGTCCTCATTCTCATTACCGGTGTATACCACCTCGTCCCCCCTGTGCTGCACCCCATCAtttatggggtgaggaccaaacagatccggggcaggctgctccagctctttactcataaagagACCTAA